The sequence below is a genomic window from Methylotuvimicrobium alcaliphilum 20Z.
GCCCAATACCTAAATCCCATATAACTAACTTGGATAATTTAGGTGCTGGGTTCATGGCGTCCTTTGACGGGCACCCCGGCGCCGAATTTTGATCTGCGATGGGTACAATTTAGATGCTGGGTAAACGGCGGTCCTCGATAGACACATCCATACCTTTTATTCTTAGGATTTGGTCGAAAATAACCTCCCTATTTTTTCTTATAAAAATTAGAAGTATAGCAAGCCATCAGCGCGCCTCTAACCATTGCGGCATCATCTTTTTTATACAGTTGACTATCTTTATCGCTCATCGTAAACATGAGCCTTTTGGTCTCATCGGAAATATCCCTATTGCCGAACACAGAATCGGTCACACAATTACAATACGACCTAGCCTGCTCGACTGGGCGCGCCCGCCCTTCCTTTTGTATACAACTATCAAGAAAAGCCGACTTTACCTGAGACATACCGCTATCCTCGCCGCCGCCACCGCACGCCGACAAAGCAACCGCCCAAACAGCCATGATAACTGATTTATTTTTACTCATTTCATTCCTTAATTTCTTAGGCCCAAGGGTTTCAATTTTAACAGCTCAGCCCTGATTGACTAACAAAAATCAAAAGTCGGAAGAGAAAAAGGGGTCAGGTTTAATTATTAATTAAACCTGACCCCTTTTTCGGGAACGCTACCCTTGGAAGCTCCCTCTTCCCGATTGAAAAACCAAGAAACTCCGGGGGAATGAAAACATCGATATTCGCTCATGGTTTGTTTTTGGATTTCTCGATTGATGCCACACGCTTCATTGTAAATATTTAACGTAGGATGCGGTGAACAGCGTGAACCGCATCAACCGCGACTAAACCGGATGCTCCTTCAACCACTCCTTCAGCGCTTCATCAATTCGAGTCTGCCAGCCTGCGCCGGTGGTTTTAAAAGCGTCAATAACATCGGGCGACAGGCAGATGCTGATGGGGATTTTGGTTTGTTCGGCTTTGGGGCGTCCGGCTGATTTTAATAATGGCGCTAATTCCTTAAATTCGGATGCCGAGCGAAATTGCGCGAGTTCTTCGTCAGTATGATGGGTGCCGTCTTCAATGGCCTGACGAGTGATTTTGGCATCTTCTTCTTCGGTATTGAGCAGGATTTTCCGTCCGGATTTAGTGGTGATATGCATAATCTCTCGGTTGTTGGCCTTGCGTAAACTGATAACGCGTATTACGTCAGTACGAACCGTGAAGGTCATGTGGTAAAGGCGTTCATCAATAAGGCCCAACGCGTTAAAGCGGAGTTCGCCATAGCCCCCATGTCGGGTTACGCTCGCGCTAACCCGACCTACGCGACTGAACTTTCCTTATTCCCACAAATGATTCAAACTAAATGAATGCTCGGCAAATGGATCGGCGCTGACTTGATCATCATCCTTCAAACTATGCTGCAATAGCCAATGGCCTTCTTGTAAGCGATACGTTTCGAGCGTATGCAACATCGGATCGATCAACCAACAATAAAACACACCCAGACCTGCATAAATCGGCATTTTCTCGCTGCGATCGATTTTGGCGGTTGCGGGCGATAAAACCTCGCAGACCCAATCAGGCACCATTTCAAACCAAGCCGTCTCCGGCAGTTGCGGCATGCGTTGTTTACGCCATCCCGCAAGATCCGATACCAAAACATGGCCGCCGATGTGTAATTCCGGCTCGTCTAGAATCCACCAGCCACCCGGACTCCCTCCTCTTTGAAAAGGTCTAAACAATTCACCACCCAACGCAGAACAAGTCAAAGCATGCTTCGGCGCGGGTCTGGGCTGCACCTCCAGACGTCCATTGATGATCTCGCCGATTACATTTTCGGGCAACGCCAGAATATCGTCATAACTGGGTAATTTGAGCGCGGGATTTGCCATGTGTGCCTCACTTTTCCAAATCATACATCAATTAGCGTCTAACTGATCGACCGTCGGGAGTATAGCATAACGGCATTACTCGGCATTGGGTTGGAACACTTACGGACCCAGCGATACGGGTTATTTAACCCGTCCCCAACGTTTCGGTTGGCATCAAACATATCGGCTTGCTTTGGCCTCGGTCGAAATATTTAGAGCAGCCTTACAAACCACGTCCTGCCGAGACCGCCGTTTGCCGGCGTAAAATGCAAGGCCCCAATTTTCGGTTGAACGGTGACAAGCTTGGTCGATTCGCTACAATTTGTTTAGTTTGAATATCATCAAAAAATGCTATCATTGATATCATTCAACTTACAAGGAAGCCATCATGCCAAGTCTAGTCGTTAGAAACCTTGATGATTCAATCATAAATGCGTTGAAAGAAAGAGCGGTTAAACACCATCGCTCTACTGAAGCCGAGCATCGAGCCATTTTGGCTGAAGTCCTGATGAAACCTCAACGTAAAAGCTTTGCTGAAGCTTTAGCCAACATACCTGCTGTTGGCACGGATACGGATTTTCAGCGCATCAATGACGATACTAGCGAATCCAATGTATTTGATTGATACCAACATCATCAGCGAGCTTAGAAAAGGCTATAAAGCCAATTCCGGTGTGCAAGAATTTTTCGATAAAGTCATTCAGGAGAATGTCCCCATTTACATTTCCGCCATTACGATTGGCGAATTGCGCAGAGGCGTCGATTTGATTTTCCACCGTGGCGACGAAACACAAGGCAAACTGTTGGAAAACTGGCTCAATAGCATCCTCGATCAATATCAAGACAACATCCTGACCATTGATAGCGAAATTGCTATGCTTTGGGGAAAATTACGCGTCCCTAGGCACGAACATGCCTTAGATAAATTGATTGCAGCTACCGGGATAATCTATGGTCTAGTCATTGTTACTAGAAACACCAAAGACTTCGAAAATACTGGTGTTCGAGTGTTA
It includes:
- a CDS encoding type II toxin-antitoxin system VapC family toxin: MTILANPMYLIDTNIISELRKGYKANSGVQEFFDKVIQENVPIYISAITIGELRRGVDLIFHRGDETQGKLLENWLNSILDQYQDNILTIDSEIAMLWGKLRVPRHEHALDKLIAATGIIYGLVIVTRNTKDFENTGVRVLNPFIE
- a CDS encoding FitA-like ribbon-helix-helix domain-containing protein, whose product is MPSLVVRNLDDSIINALKERAVKHHRSTEAEHRAILAEVLMKPQRKSFAEALANIPAVGTDTDFQRINDDTSESNVFD
- a CDS encoding Uma2 family endonuclease, translating into MANPALKLPSYDDILALPENVIGEIINGRLEVQPRPAPKHALTCSALGGELFRPFQRGGSPGGWWILDEPELHIGGHVLVSDLAGWRKQRMPQLPETAWFEMVPDWVCEVLSPATAKIDRSEKMPIYAGLGVFYCWLIDPMLHTLETYRLQEGHWLLQHSLKDDDQVSADPFAEHSFSLNHLWE
- a CDS encoding BrnA antitoxin family protein codes for the protein MHITTKSGRKILLNTEEEDAKITRQAIEDGTHHTDEELAQFRSASEFKELAPLLKSAGRPKAEQTKIPISICLSPDVIDAFKTTGAGWQTRIDEALKEWLKEHPV